A genomic region of Runella rosea contains the following coding sequences:
- a CDS encoding ATP-binding protein produces MNKTTIGVWTWGLIFTVILQAVAQEKPRIISVISKGKAKTLTSQNTLALAALENDLIIEWKPCNCTYRYYTAGLDSDTVTLNYPVARYNNLKGGEYYFWVQVQQNGQWSKPAQITLEVEESITEEGWFWPAVAVYVLLLAGAAIYFFLLYNFRQKLKLQSLRNRIAADLHDEVGATLSSIAISTRLVEKKYGQQAPEMLSILQQIKTDSEETIQTIRDTVWTLNPSNDSVEQLLEKMRSLAFQLLTPQDISLNFNNQLSATETHRLQLSMEQRQNLYLIFKEALNNILKHAEASKVSITFKMNGQELLMNIADNGKGFDATQRYEGNGLKNYKKRAAESFMDVKLDSKTGEGTQLAVTVISI; encoded by the coding sequence ATGAATAAAACTACGATTGGAGTATGGACGTGGGGATTGATTTTTACCGTAATTCTGCAAGCCGTGGCTCAGGAAAAGCCACGCATTATCTCCGTTATTTCAAAAGGAAAGGCTAAAACGCTCACCTCCCAAAATACCTTAGCATTAGCCGCTCTGGAAAATGATTTAATTATCGAATGGAAACCCTGCAATTGTACCTATCGCTACTACACGGCTGGATTAGACTCCGATACAGTTACCTTAAACTACCCAGTTGCACGCTACAACAATCTCAAAGGCGGTGAGTATTATTTTTGGGTACAAGTACAGCAAAACGGACAATGGTCAAAGCCCGCTCAAATCACGCTTGAAGTAGAAGAAAGCATCACGGAAGAAGGGTGGTTTTGGCCAGCCGTAGCTGTGTATGTGTTACTGTTGGCGGGCGCGGCAATTTACTTTTTTCTGCTGTATAATTTTCGCCAAAAGCTCAAACTGCAAAGTCTCCGCAACCGCATCGCCGCCGACCTCCACGATGAAGTGGGCGCGACCCTGAGCAGCATTGCCATTTCGACGCGCTTGGTAGAGAAAAAATACGGCCAACAAGCCCCCGAAATGCTTTCGATTTTACAACAAATCAAAACCGACTCCGAAGAAACCATCCAAACCATCCGCGACACGGTCTGGACGCTCAATCCTAGTAATGATTCGGTGGAACAGTTGCTTGAAAAAATGCGTTCGTTGGCGTTTCAATTGCTCACTCCACAGGATATTTCGCTGAATTTTAATAATCAACTTTCTGCCACCGAGACCCACCGACTCCAGCTAAGCATGGAGCAACGGCAAAACCTTTACCTCATTTTCAAGGAGGCCTTAAATAACATCCTCAAACACGCCGAAGCCAGCAAAGTAAGCATAACCTTCAAAATGAACGGACAGGAACTGTTGATGAATATCGCCGACAACGGTAAAGGCTTTGACGCTACCCAACGCTACGAAGGAAACGGCCTCAAAAACTACAAAAAACGCGCGGCCGAGAGCTTTATGGACGTAAAACTGGACTCAAAAACAGGTGAAGGCACCCAATTGGCCGTCACCGTCATCTCCATTTAA
- a CDS encoding collagen-like protein: protein MKINRLLAMSSLLMAICFLACEGPQGETGPQGPQGTTGKDGAIGVTGPVGPNGPIGPQGPTGPQGQAGPQGPTGTANVIYSTWIARPYPGNGAGERPWITQSFPTATTPNFPSWLLTNPEPKVTKDIVDKGMVMIYYRANPTFTNAEALPYNTQSVAGNGVPITMTYSFSILEGIITIRVANTQLVSAGGTFGVPGNGLYRYVIVPGGVANGRLAAIDWKNYAEVKAALNLKD from the coding sequence ATGAAAATCAATCGATTACTTGCAATGAGCAGCCTGTTAATGGCGATTTGTTTTTTGGCCTGCGAAGGTCCCCAGGGAGAAACAGGCCCACAAGGGCCACAAGGCACAACTGGAAAAGACGGGGCCATCGGTGTAACAGGGCCCGTGGGACCAAACGGACCCATTGGACCGCAGGGACCAACGGGTCCGCAAGGACAAGCAGGCCCACAGGGGCCAACCGGTACAGCCAATGTTATTTATTCGACTTGGATTGCCCGTCCGTATCCGGGAAATGGAGCAGGTGAACGTCCTTGGATTACTCAAAGTTTCCCGACAGCCACTACCCCCAATTTTCCAAGTTGGCTTCTTACCAACCCCGAGCCAAAAGTAACTAAAGATATTGTTGACAAAGGTATGGTGATGATTTACTATCGCGCTAACCCCACCTTTACCAATGCTGAGGCTTTGCCTTACAATACGCAATCAGTAGCGGGCAATGGTGTCCCCATCACAATGACCTACAGCTTCTCGATTTTGGAAGGAATCATTACAATACGAGTGGCTAATACACAACTCGTATCCGCAGGTGGTACTTTTGGTGTCCCCGGGAATGGATTATATCGTTATGTTATTGTTCCGGGCGGGGTAGCCAACGGCCGTTTGGCCGCCATTGATTGGAAAAACTACGCCGAAGTAAAAGCAGCGTTGAATTTGAAAGATTAA
- a CDS encoding LytR/AlgR family response regulator transcription factor gives MIAIALDDEPAALEILRRHAEKVPFISLTHTFVSTAEALAFLSRNAVDVLFLDVQMPDMLGTDFARLLNNSKTHIIFVTAYPDYAVEGFALHALDYLLKPVEFGRFLQACNRALGQYSKKTGESSGIFVKDGYDWVRVNLDEILYIQSDTNLLFIHERTRKVTTRMTLNEMLAQLPPDRFLRIHKSYLVALNAIQKMERHQVTVGNVTIPLAGSYKGALEERLLK, from the coding sequence ATGATCGCCATTGCCCTTGATGATGAACCCGCCGCTCTCGAAATCCTGCGCCGGCACGCCGAAAAAGTACCCTTTATCAGCCTTACACACACGTTTGTAAGTACGGCGGAAGCTTTGGCCTTTCTGAGCCGAAACGCCGTTGATGTGCTGTTTTTGGATGTACAAATGCCCGATATGCTCGGAACAGATTTTGCCCGATTGCTCAATAACAGCAAAACACACATCATTTTTGTGACGGCCTATCCCGATTATGCCGTGGAGGGTTTTGCCCTGCACGCGCTGGATTACCTGCTCAAACCCGTCGAATTCGGACGTTTTTTGCAGGCCTGCAACCGTGCCTTAGGGCAATACTCCAAAAAGACGGGCGAGTCGTCGGGTATCTTTGTCAAAGACGGCTACGATTGGGTACGGGTCAATTTGGATGAAATTCTGTACATTCAGTCGGACACCAACCTTCTGTTTATTCACGAACGCACCCGCAAGGTTACGACCCGCATGACGCTCAATGAAATGCTGGCCCAGCTGCCGCCCGACCGCTTTTTACGGATTCATAAATCGTATCTGGTGGCGCTCAACGCCATACAAAAAATGGAACGCCATCAGGTGACGGTAGGCAATGTCACCATTCCGCTGGCGGGGAGCTATAAGGGAGCATTGGAAGAGCGGCTGCTGAAGTGA
- a CDS encoding sensor histidine kinase, whose amino-acid sequence MKPFPYSRLVFLLLTAAFGSYLGFLLYGSLKAQFGNDGENLSGFGKFLASYVLLVAGVWVLGWLNYRGPFRWWFLASEKRWWYWTWIAALTWLVFELLQFRQDRELEFVDENSLVTLVLVGIIIGFGYIADAFRARREQLVLQQQKTEAELTALKSQINPHFLFNTLNTIYNEAAGAHNDTVADLVQQLAGIMRFTLQESAKPYISLESELAFLDKYLTLQRARLPKHDSIRLDIHIDYDGQPARIAPLLLIPFVENAFQYGISMEHPCFIRMKLYVENQTLDFYLQNSTIAKEAHRKGHGVGIANVQQRLKLLYAHRHTLKIKEENSVFEIHLQLNLY is encoded by the coding sequence ATGAAACCCTTCCCTTACAGCCGTTTAGTTTTTTTGTTGTTGACGGCCGCGTTCGGCAGTTATCTTGGGTTTTTACTGTACGGTAGCCTGAAAGCGCAATTCGGCAACGATGGCGAAAACCTGAGCGGATTCGGCAAATTTCTGGCGAGTTATGTGCTGTTGGTGGCCGGGGTTTGGGTATTGGGCTGGCTCAATTATCGCGGTCCTTTTCGGTGGTGGTTTTTAGCCTCCGAAAAACGCTGGTGGTATTGGACGTGGATAGCGGCCCTCACCTGGCTTGTGTTTGAACTACTTCAGTTTCGTCAAGATAGAGAGCTCGAATTTGTGGACGAAAACAGTTTGGTTACGCTGGTTTTAGTGGGAATCATCATCGGTTTTGGCTACATAGCCGACGCTTTTCGGGCGCGTCGGGAGCAGTTGGTGTTACAGCAACAAAAAACGGAAGCGGAACTGACCGCGCTGAAATCGCAGATCAACCCCCATTTTTTGTTTAATACACTCAATACGATCTACAACGAAGCCGCTGGAGCCCACAACGACACCGTTGCTGATTTAGTACAACAATTGGCGGGTATCATGCGCTTTACCTTGCAGGAATCAGCCAAACCGTATATCAGTCTAGAAAGTGAATTGGCTTTTTTGGACAAATACCTCACCCTGCAACGCGCCCGATTGCCAAAGCATGACAGCATTCGCTTAGATATTCACATTGACTACGACGGCCAGCCTGCCCGAATCGCCCCGTTGCTGTTGATTCCCTTTGTGGAAAATGCGTTTCAGTACGGCATCAGTATGGAGCACCCATGTTTTATTCGTATGAAGCTATACGTTGAAAATCAGACCCTTGATTTCTATCTTCAAAATAGCACAATTGCAAAGGAAGCCCATCGCAAAGGCCACGGCGTAGGCATCGCCAATGTACAACAACGCCTGAAATTACTCTATGCCCACCGACACACGCTGAAGATAAAAGAAGAAAACAGCGTTTTTGAAATACATTTACAATTGAATCTTTACTGA
- a CDS encoding T9SS type A sorting domain-containing protein, translating to MKTLLFSIALLFGMGIYSQAMAQSTVETPSFTASIYPVVNTSKVRILISKEYGEKFSLSIIDDKKNLIYFDQLSKKTTQHRFDLNMQELANGRYYVNLSNGKQPVVTKVIIKEQVVLAKPILSNQILCVN from the coding sequence ATGAAAACGCTTCTTTTTAGCATCGCCCTCCTTTTCGGAATGGGTATTTACTCGCAGGCTATGGCACAGTCAACCGTAGAAACACCGTCGTTTACTGCTTCGATTTATCCCGTAGTCAACACTTCCAAAGTTCGAATTTTGATCAGCAAGGAATACGGGGAGAAATTTTCTCTGTCTATCATTGATGACAAGAAAAACCTGATTTACTTCGATCAACTATCAAAAAAAACAACGCAGCATCGTTTTGATTTGAACATGCAAGAATTAGCCAACGGCCGATACTACGTTAATTTATCAAATGGCAAACAGCCCGTTGTGACCAAAGTCATCATCAAAGAACAGGTGGTTTTGGCAAAGCCCATCTTATCGAATCAAATTTTGTGTGTGAATTGA
- a CDS encoding alkane 1-monooxygenase translates to MSAFKKLGFLSIYLMILLSNGIFILTHGQFTWTGVLFAYGLVPLVDALMGKDKNNAGKEDFERLMNDRFFDGVVYSLVYVHLIQLGLAVFAILTYEMTLFQWIGYVLSLGIFAGTMINVAHELGHRSSKMAQFHAKLTLMTVCYMHFFIEHNRGHHVWVATPHDPATARKGQSLYAFWWQSVTGSFRSALAIEKRLLDKAKVPFWSIKNNMIWAIVCPLLFCGLLTALGSWQVGRLAWEVIPFFFGQSLVAFLLLESVNYIEHYGIVRRETAPGKYERVNPLHSWNANHLFSNLVLFQLQRHSDHHAYASRPYQVLRHFDESPQLPFGYPLMILMASVPPLWFSVMDKRLEKWQGYAYDSQHIAQVVREMV, encoded by the coding sequence ATGAGCGCTTTTAAAAAACTCGGTTTTTTGTCTATTTACCTCATGATATTGCTGTCAAACGGCATTTTTATATTGACCCACGGCCAATTTACGTGGACGGGTGTGCTGTTTGCCTACGGTTTGGTGCCGCTTGTGGATGCGCTGATGGGGAAGGATAAAAACAACGCCGGCAAAGAAGATTTTGAACGACTGATGAACGACCGTTTTTTTGACGGAGTGGTGTATTCGTTGGTGTATGTCCACCTGATTCAATTGGGCTTGGCCGTATTTGCCATCCTGACCTATGAGATGACGCTCTTTCAGTGGATAGGCTACGTGCTTTCGCTGGGGATTTTTGCGGGAACGATGATAAATGTAGCCCATGAGTTAGGCCACCGCAGCAGTAAAATGGCGCAGTTTCACGCCAAACTTACGCTCATGACGGTGTGCTACATGCACTTTTTCATTGAGCACAATCGCGGCCACCACGTGTGGGTAGCCACTCCGCACGATCCCGCCACGGCCCGCAAAGGACAATCATTGTATGCGTTTTGGTGGCAGAGTGTCACGGGGAGTTTTCGGAGTGCTTTGGCGATTGAGAAACGATTGCTGGATAAAGCCAAGGTTCCGTTTTGGAGTATCAAAAACAATATGATTTGGGCGATAGTGTGTCCCTTGCTCTTCTGCGGTTTGTTGACCGCCCTGGGCAGTTGGCAAGTTGGGCGTTTGGCCTGGGAGGTAATTCCGTTCTTTTTCGGTCAAAGCCTTGTGGCCTTTTTATTGCTGGAAAGTGTCAATTACATTGAGCATTACGGCATTGTGCGTCGGGAAACGGCCCCCGGCAAATACGAGCGCGTTAACCCGTTACATTCCTGGAACGCCAACCATCTATTCAGTAATCTGGTGCTTTTTCAACTTCAGCGGCACTCCGACCACCATGCCTACGCCTCGCGGCCGTATCAGGTGCTGCGGCACTTTGATGAAAGTCCGCAATTGCCCTTCGGTTATCCGCTCATGATCCTGATGGCTTCCGTGCCGCCGCTCTGGTTTTCGGTCATGGATAAGCGTTTAGAAAAATGGCAGGGCTATGCCTATGATTCGCAGCATATTGCGCAGGTGGTGCGGGAGATGGTGTAG
- a CDS encoding RNA polymerase sigma factor yields MDFHSTLLLVTIFGTQLSDQDIVAGIRTGGNPRRYFENKLYDKYRYLIRSGSRNHKIEDEDASMAYSDTILTTIEHITTGRFEGRSELKTYIHQIFSNKCVDVIRKRTTNTMQAFQRVSLDDLLIPVPDSQRTALADLIRQQDHQRIRQLLARIGERCQEILTLWSEGFSDHEIALQYHYNTDGVAQTTRLRCLEKLRVMYKGSQ; encoded by the coding sequence ATGGATTTTCACTCAACCCTGCTCCTCGTGACTATCTTCGGTACCCAACTTTCTGATCAAGATATAGTGGCTGGTATCCGTACGGGCGGAAACCCACGAAGGTATTTTGAAAACAAACTCTACGATAAGTACCGTTATTTGATTCGCAGCGGGAGCCGCAACCATAAAATCGAAGACGAAGATGCTTCAATGGCCTATTCCGACACGATTTTAACCACCATTGAGCATATCACTACGGGACGATTTGAAGGTCGTTCTGAATTGAAAACCTACATTCATCAAATTTTTTCGAATAAATGTGTTGATGTAATTCGCAAACGCACGACTAATACTATGCAGGCATTTCAGCGAGTATCCCTCGACGACCTGCTAATACCTGTGCCAGACTCCCAACGGACGGCCTTAGCCGATCTTATTCGGCAACAGGACCATCAGCGTATTCGACAATTGCTGGCGCGCATAGGAGAACGATGTCAGGAAATACTGACCCTGTGGAGTGAAGGTTTTTCGGACCATGAAATTGCCCTGCAATACCATTATAACACGGATGGGGTGGCGCAAACTACGCGGTTGCGATGTTTGGAAAAGTTGAGAGTCATGTACAAGGGAAGCCAATGA
- a CDS encoding cryptochrome/photolyase family protein encodes MHTPLTLFWFRRDLRLHDNAGLYHALKSGHPVLPVFIFDTEILDKLEDKKDRRIEFIHLAIHKLQTQLTQLGSTLIVKYGKPSEVWQQLSDEYYIAEVHTNHDYEPYALARDKTIGEFLNARGTAFYTHKDQCIFEKSEILSGAGTPYTVFTPYSRKWKETVNDFYLRSYPTETYFEAFLKTQPLEIPSLESMGFEAVGQPFPGKEVRKELIENYKERRDIPSIPGTSRLSVHLRFGTISIRELARKAQTLNETFLNELIWRDFYMQILWHFPHVGQGKAFRPEYDKIEWRHDEAQFQAWCEGRTGYPIVDAGMRELNATGFMHNRVRMVVASFLTKHLLIDWRWGEAYFAQKLLDFDLSANNGGWQWASGSGTDAAPYFRIFNPTSQTQKFDPQLVYIKKWVPEVSSFGYPQPIVDHAFARERCLKVYQKALKGL; translated from the coding sequence ATGCATACTCCTCTTACGCTTTTTTGGTTTCGTCGCGATTTGCGCTTACACGACAATGCAGGATTGTATCACGCACTTAAATCAGGCCATCCAGTTTTGCCCGTGTTTATTTTTGATACCGAGATTCTGGATAAATTAGAAGATAAAAAAGACCGTCGGATAGAGTTTATTCATCTGGCCATTCATAAACTTCAAACGCAATTAACGCAACTCGGCAGTACACTCATTGTAAAATACGGCAAGCCCTCAGAAGTATGGCAGCAGCTTTCGGACGAATACTACATCGCTGAAGTGCATACTAATCACGATTACGAACCCTACGCCCTTGCCCGCGACAAAACCATCGGTGAATTTTTGAACGCTCGAGGTACGGCTTTTTACACGCACAAAGACCAGTGTATTTTTGAAAAAAGCGAAATATTAAGCGGTGCAGGAACGCCCTATACTGTTTTTACGCCTTACAGTCGCAAGTGGAAAGAAACGGTTAATGATTTTTACCTACGCTCGTACCCAACTGAGACGTATTTTGAAGCTTTTCTGAAAACGCAGCCGTTGGAAATTCCTTCGCTCGAAAGTATGGGATTTGAGGCAGTGGGCCAGCCGTTTCCGGGGAAAGAAGTCCGAAAAGAACTTATTGAAAACTACAAAGAACGTCGTGACATACCGTCGATTCCAGGCACTTCTCGGTTGAGTGTACACTTGCGATTTGGAACCATTTCGATTCGGGAATTGGCCCGTAAGGCCCAAACGCTGAATGAAACCTTTCTGAACGAACTCATTTGGCGGGATTTTTATATGCAGATTCTCTGGCATTTTCCGCACGTAGGGCAAGGAAAAGCCTTCCGACCCGAGTATGATAAAATTGAATGGCGACATGATGAAGCGCAATTTCAGGCATGGTGTGAAGGCCGTACGGGCTACCCGATTGTGGACGCTGGAATGCGCGAACTCAACGCAACGGGTTTTATGCACAACCGCGTCCGGATGGTAGTGGCGAGCTTTCTAACCAAACATCTGCTCATTGACTGGCGTTGGGGCGAAGCCTATTTTGCCCAAAAACTTCTTGATTTTGACCTTTCGGCCAACAACGGCGGCTGGCAGTGGGCATCGGGTTCGGGGACGGACGCCGCACCTTATTTTCGGATTTTTAATCCTACATCTCAAACCCAAAAGTTTGACCCTCAACTTGTCTATATTAAAAAATGGGTTCCTGAAGTTAGCAGTTTTGGGTACCCTCAACCCATCGTTGACCACGCTTTTGCGCGGGAAAGGTGCTTGAAGGTATATCAAAAGGCGTTGAAGGGCCTATAA
- a CDS encoding DUF433 domain-containing protein: protein MKIKDIITIDPETLGGTPVFTGTRVPVWSLFVHLEKGVSLEEFLDDFPTVKHEYAVALLEIVQQTFSSEKTIRQLYESAA from the coding sequence ATGAAAATCAAGGATATTATTACGATTGACCCAGAAACATTGGGCGGCACGCCTGTTTTCACGGGAACGCGTGTGCCGGTGTGGTCGTTGTTTGTACATTTAGAAAAAGGAGTATCACTGGAAGAGTTTTTGGATGATTTTCCGACCGTGAAGCATGAATATGCAGTTGCTTTATTGGAAATAGTACAGCAGACATTTTCTTCCGAAAAGACAATCCGTCAGTTATATGAAAGTGCTGCTTGA
- a CDS encoding CBS domain-containing protein has translation MKRREPVSHIMTKNVFTVKITDDLHEVIELVKKNHIRHLPVLDGAEVVGIISSTDINRLTFSSLFENQEGADEAILEMLSIQQVMTQKPRTVEASLSIREVAEILTTEEYHALPVVENGHLAGIVTTTDVIKYMLEQY, from the coding sequence ATGAAAAGAAGAGAACCAGTTTCGCACATCATGACCAAAAACGTGTTCACCGTTAAAATAACCGATGATTTACACGAAGTAATTGAATTAGTTAAAAAGAATCACATTCGTCACTTGCCCGTTTTGGACGGGGCAGAAGTGGTAGGAATCATAAGTAGCACGGACATTAATCGGCTAACATTCAGTTCGTTGTTTGAGAATCAAGAGGGCGCCGACGAAGCCATTTTAGAAATGCTTTCTATTCAACAAGTGATGACCCAAAAACCGCGTACGGTGGAGGCTTCTCTGAGCATTAGAGAAGTGGCCGAAATCCTTACGACCGAAGAATATCACGCTCTACCAGTGGTTGAAAATGGTCATTTGGCGGGCATTGTGACTACCACCGACGTGATAAAATATATGCTGGAACAATACTAG
- a CDS encoding response regulator transcription factor, with the protein MIRVVLFEDNKSFRQSLSLYLAGSDEVFMCASFGDAEGCVGKIKRYKPDVVLMDIQMPGISGIEALQEIKATLPDTKVLMQTVFDDDHRVFAAICAGANGYVLKNPDPEVMLQAIVDVHGGGAWMTPSIAAKVLRMFQSQFVKTQPTYVSLTDREREILGCMVKGMSYKMIADACSLSFHTVHWHVKHIYEKLHVNSAPEAVAKAIEGRMV; encoded by the coding sequence ATGATTCGCGTCGTACTCTTTGAGGATAACAAAAGCTTTCGCCAAAGTCTGTCGCTGTATCTGGCCGGCTCTGACGAGGTGTTTATGTGCGCTTCGTTTGGCGATGCCGAAGGCTGCGTGGGCAAAATCAAACGCTACAAACCCGACGTGGTCCTGATGGATATTCAGATGCCGGGCATTTCGGGCATTGAAGCCTTGCAGGAAATCAAAGCGACGCTCCCCGACACAAAGGTGCTCATGCAGACGGTGTTTGACGATGACCACCGCGTATTTGCGGCCATCTGCGCGGGAGCCAACGGCTACGTACTCAAAAATCCCGACCCGGAAGTGATGTTACAGGCCATCGTGGATGTTCACGGCGGCGGTGCTTGGATGACCCCGTCCATTGCAGCCAAGGTGCTGCGGATGTTTCAAAGTCAATTTGTCAAAACCCAACCGACCTACGTATCCCTCACCGACCGCGAGCGGGAGATTCTGGGTTGCATGGTCAAAGGCATGAGTTACAAGATGATAGCCGACGCCTGTAGTCTGAGTTTTCATACGGTGCATTGGCACGTTAAGCATATTTACGAAAAACTCCACGTCAATTCCGCCCCCGAAGCCGTAGCCAAGGCCATTGAGGGGAGGATGGTGTGA